A window of Pirellula sp. SH-Sr6A contains these coding sequences:
- the ilvA gene encoding threonine ammonia-lyase, biosynthetic, translating to MDSDLLEYLRRILNSRVYDVAIETSLERAEKLSQRVKNPVWLKREDTQPVHSFKLRGAYNKMSRLSREELDRGVLCASAGNHAQGVALSAKRLGCRAVVVMPLTTPRLKSDAVRSLGADVRLAGDSYSDAYAYALELQREEGLIFVHPFDDPDVIAGQGTIGMEILRQAHHPIHAVFVAIGGGGLIAGVAAYIKAIRPEIKVIGVQMIDSDGMIRSVEAGAIIPLQDVGLFSDGTAVKQVGEETFRLTRNLVDGFVRVNTDAVCAAIKDAFEDTRSILEPAGALGIAGLKQYVQQTGIRDQHLVAVTCGANMNFDRLRFVAERAESGEEREVLLAVTIPEKPGSFRKLCESIGSRNITEFNYRMSDTDQAHVLVGLSIQDHHEIPILCSMLEDVGFRTIDLAENELAKEHLRHMVGGRSRVNGKERVYRFEFPERLGALSKFLVNMRPNWNISLFHYRNQGADYGRVLVGIQFQKDEEQSFQKAMSHLGYHFIDETQNPAYQMFLR from the coding sequence TTGGACAGCGACCTTTTGGAGTATTTGCGGAGGATCCTTAATTCCCGCGTGTACGATGTGGCTATCGAGACCTCCCTCGAGAGGGCGGAGAAGCTTTCGCAGCGTGTGAAGAATCCTGTTTGGCTCAAACGGGAGGACACGCAACCGGTTCACAGTTTCAAGCTGCGCGGTGCCTACAACAAGATGTCGCGATTGTCCCGCGAAGAACTTGATCGCGGAGTTCTCTGTGCGTCAGCTGGGAATCATGCCCAAGGTGTCGCGTTGAGTGCGAAGCGCTTGGGATGCCGAGCCGTTGTCGTCATGCCGTTGACAACACCGCGTCTCAAGTCCGATGCAGTACGGTCCCTCGGTGCAGATGTTCGTTTAGCGGGGGACAGTTACTCAGACGCGTATGCCTACGCCTTGGAACTCCAGCGAGAGGAAGGCTTGATCTTTGTCCATCCCTTCGATGATCCGGACGTGATCGCGGGGCAAGGTACCATCGGAATGGAGATTCTGAGGCAAGCTCATCATCCAATCCATGCGGTCTTTGTAGCCATTGGTGGTGGCGGTTTGATCGCAGGTGTTGCGGCCTACATCAAAGCCATACGACCCGAAATCAAAGTGATCGGTGTTCAAATGATCGACTCCGATGGGATGATTCGGTCCGTGGAAGCCGGCGCAATTATCCCTCTGCAAGACGTTGGGTTGTTCTCCGATGGCACGGCTGTGAAACAAGTAGGGGAAGAGACCTTTCGATTAACTCGCAATCTGGTCGACGGGTTTGTTCGAGTCAACACGGACGCTGTCTGCGCTGCGATCAAGGATGCTTTTGAGGATACACGCAGCATCTTAGAGCCTGCCGGGGCTCTGGGTATCGCTGGGTTGAAACAATACGTTCAGCAAACCGGGATTCGCGATCAGCACCTCGTCGCAGTCACTTGTGGCGCCAACATGAATTTCGATCGACTTCGCTTCGTCGCTGAACGAGCCGAGTCCGGGGAAGAAAGAGAAGTCCTGTTAGCCGTCACAATCCCGGAAAAACCAGGGAGTTTTCGAAAACTCTGCGAGTCGATCGGTAGCAGAAATATCACTGAGTTCAATTACCGAATGTCGGATACCGATCAAGCCCATGTATTGGTCGGGTTATCGATCCAGGACCACCATGAAATACCCATTCTGTGCAGCATGCTCGAAGACGTGGGCTTCCGTACGATTGATCTGGCCGAGAACGAACTCGCGAAAGAGCACCTTCGCCATATGGTTGGAGGAAGGAGTCGAGTGAATGGTAAGGAACGGGTTTATCGATTTGAGTTCCCCGAGAGATTGGGAGCGTTGTCCAAATTTCTAGTGAACATGCGCCCCAATTGGAACATCAGCTTGTTTCATTATCGCAATCAAGGTGCTGATTACGGGCGCGTTCTCGTTGGGATTCAATTCCAAAAGGACGAAGAGCAATCGTTTCAGAAAGCGATGTCCCATCTCGGTTATCATTTTATCGACGAGACACAAAATCCTGCTTACCAAATGTTTTTGAGATAG
- the rtcA gene encoding RNA 3'-terminal phosphate cyclase, whose product MLEIDGSRGEGGGQILRTSLSLSTLTQTPIRLFHIRSNRSRPGLQNQHLVSVLAAGRICDAEISGAVLGSREICFRPGPIRGGDYSFSIGSAGSCMLVLQTILLPLVLADSPSRLVLEGGTHNPFAPTVHFLNACYLPLLRKMGIQVELKLERPGFYPAGGGRCTVDIKPSVDGLRPIEVLERGQLRSQSVHALISQLPESIANRELQVALRVLQWSKKSVRQEQVESLGPGNVLLVHCEFEHVSELVSGVGEKGKSAEIVAKNAARAMQAYLKSDAPIGLHLADQLLLPLALAGGGELRCQGITEHTLTNIGTIQLFLPISIAHRALADGTYHVALAKE is encoded by the coding sequence ATGCTAGAAATCGATGGATCGCGAGGGGAGGGTGGGGGACAAATTCTCCGCACATCCCTGTCCCTATCCACCCTCACGCAGACTCCAATCCGTCTGTTCCATATTAGGTCAAATCGATCTCGACCGGGATTGCAAAATCAGCATCTGGTGTCGGTTCTCGCGGCTGGACGAATCTGCGACGCAGAGATCTCGGGGGCTGTTCTCGGTTCACGGGAGATTTGCTTTCGACCTGGGCCGATCCGAGGGGGCGATTATTCCTTTTCGATCGGCTCTGCGGGGAGTTGTATGCTGGTTTTGCAAACGATTCTACTACCGCTTGTTTTGGCGGATTCCCCGTCTCGCCTTGTGTTAGAAGGAGGCACGCACAATCCATTCGCCCCAACCGTACACTTCCTAAACGCATGCTACCTCCCACTGCTAAGAAAGATGGGCATCCAAGTCGAATTGAAACTTGAGAGGCCCGGCTTTTATCCTGCCGGAGGAGGGCGGTGCACTGTGGACATAAAGCCTTCGGTCGATGGTCTACGACCTATCGAAGTGCTTGAGCGTGGGCAGTTACGGTCGCAAAGCGTGCATGCCTTGATCTCCCAATTGCCCGAATCGATCGCGAATCGCGAACTTCAGGTAGCACTCCGTGTCTTGCAATGGTCCAAGAAGTCCGTGAGGCAGGAACAAGTAGAATCACTTGGGCCAGGTAATGTCTTACTCGTACATTGCGAGTTTGAACACGTATCGGAACTCGTCTCCGGTGTCGGAGAAAAGGGGAAATCAGCGGAGATCGTTGCGAAAAATGCGGCCCGCGCCATGCAGGCCTACCTAAAAAGCGACGCTCCGATCGGATTGCATTTGGCGGATCAGCTTCTCTTACCGCTTGCCCTAGCAGGTGGCGGAGAATTGCGATGTCAGGGCATCACGGAACACACCTTGACCAATATCGGGACCATCCAATTATTTCTTCCGATTTCCATTGCCCATCGAGCGCTCGCCGACGGCACTTATCATGTTGCACTGGCAAAGGAGTAA
- a CDS encoding RtcB family protein: MKTRELNNLGIPKGMAMQSAVACVRLASQAGLNHSELREKVQSLVANPTGHLTDPIWKDLAQTLDQVFASQARYVGRDQAASWRQWGDDIDPGAIGQMEDACRLPVTVVGALMPDAHVGYGLPIGGVLATKDCVIPYAVGVDIACRMKLTVLDMPVETLENDSERLRNALERETQFGIGASFKRRRQHDVMDADWSVSPITAENKDKAWKQLGTSGSGNHFVEFGVLTLPESDLGLDSGRYLALLSHSGSRGTGASVCSHYSEIAKRMHPELPRELSNLAWLDLNSQEGKEYWDAMNLMGHYAAANHACIHRAIAEHLGVEVMLDVENHHNFAWRESHGGEELIVHRKGATPAGSGVLGIIPGSMGAPGYIVRGKGVKASLLSASHGAGRKMSRTAAMKQFQWKDVMKFLAERQVTLLSAGLDEVPMAYKDIEQVMAAQSDLVEKVARFDPRLVKMAKAGERPED, from the coding sequence ATGAAAACGCGTGAACTCAACAATCTAGGAATCCCAAAAGGCATGGCGATGCAGTCCGCAGTCGCATGTGTTCGCCTCGCCTCCCAAGCGGGTTTGAACCACTCGGAGCTGCGTGAAAAAGTGCAGTCGTTGGTTGCGAACCCTACGGGGCATCTAACAGATCCCATTTGGAAAGACTTGGCTCAGACGCTGGATCAGGTATTCGCATCGCAAGCTCGATATGTCGGCCGGGATCAAGCAGCATCGTGGCGACAATGGGGCGACGATATCGATCCAGGTGCCATCGGACAAATGGAAGACGCCTGTCGATTGCCCGTGACTGTGGTTGGAGCTTTGATGCCAGACGCCCACGTCGGCTACGGATTACCCATCGGAGGCGTACTCGCCACAAAGGACTGCGTGATTCCCTATGCAGTGGGGGTCGATATTGCATGTAGGATGAAATTGACAGTTCTCGACATGCCGGTCGAAACGCTGGAAAACGATTCCGAACGACTGAGAAACGCTTTGGAGCGGGAAACGCAATTTGGGATTGGCGCCAGCTTCAAACGTCGTCGTCAGCACGATGTGATGGACGCGGATTGGTCCGTGTCGCCGATTACGGCGGAAAACAAGGACAAGGCTTGGAAGCAGCTTGGGACCAGCGGTAGCGGCAACCACTTCGTTGAATTTGGCGTGCTAACATTGCCTGAATCGGATTTGGGATTGGACTCCGGCAGATACCTTGCCTTGCTAAGTCATAGCGGCTCTCGGGGTACGGGTGCATCGGTTTGTTCGCATTACAGCGAGATCGCAAAACGAATGCACCCTGAACTTCCTCGCGAACTCAGCAACCTAGCTTGGCTCGACCTGAATTCGCAGGAGGGGAAAGAGTATTGGGATGCCATGAATTTAATGGGACACTATGCGGCAGCCAATCACGCCTGTATCCACCGCGCAATTGCCGAACATTTGGGTGTTGAGGTGATGCTCGACGTCGAGAATCACCACAATTTCGCTTGGCGAGAATCGCACGGCGGGGAGGAGCTCATTGTCCATCGGAAGGGAGCGACCCCTGCTGGAAGTGGCGTGCTAGGGATCATCCCCGGATCGATGGGGGCGCCTGGCTACATCGTTCGTGGAAAAGGGGTGAAAGCCTCTCTCCTGAGCGCTTCGCACGGTGCAGGACGCAAGATGAGCCGGACAGCGGCGATGAAGCAATTTCAATGGAAAGACGTGATGAAATTCCTAGCAGAACGCCAAGTCACGTTGCTCTCGGCTGGACTGGACGAGGTTCCCATGGCGTACAAGGACATTGAGCAAGTCATGGCGGCTCAATCTGACTTGGTGGAAAAGGTTGCGAGATTCGACCCCAGACTGGTCAAGATGGCCAAGGCCGGTGAACGACCTGAGGACTAA
- a CDS encoding sulfatase family protein, protein MRPLVLLVATGALLTSALSTVGFGVEQRPAVSRPNVVVIMADDLGYGDLSCYGAKSIETPHIDSLAHSGIRFTSGYCSASTCTPTRYSLLTGTFAFRQKGTGVAPPDSPALVQPGALTLPSIFQKGGYKTAVIGKWHLGLGPNAGAEPGPQWNGEINPSPNHIGFDHSFILPTTNDRVPQVYVRNSHVVNLDPKDPLWIGSKKPSEDHPTGVTHRSTLRMDWSHGHNQTIHNGIGRIGFYTGGIRARFRDEDLADAWAKENQEWIASVGEQPFFLFFASHDIHVPRMVHERFQGKSGLGPRGDAILELDWNVGQLLSTLEKLDKRDNTIVIFCSDNGPVLDDGYKDDAIEKLGDHKPAGPFLGGKYNVCEGGTRTPFLVSWPSQVPKRVVSDALVTTTDFAASFAAMLDIPLPNDACLDSQNVLDALLGKEGAKGRDWVLQQDNGSSGNFGLRSGKWKLMRHASGKATNVHLRLVPSNMKRLQLFDLESDPGESKDLSEQHPDRTQQLDQKLTEIIQAGRSRL, encoded by the coding sequence ATGCGACCATTGGTTCTTTTAGTTGCCACAGGCGCTCTTTTGACCTCGGCTCTCTCGACCGTCGGATTCGGAGTAGAGCAACGTCCGGCCGTAAGCCGTCCAAATGTGGTGGTCATTATGGCGGACGACCTTGGATACGGGGATCTCTCGTGCTACGGTGCCAAGTCGATCGAGACTCCTCATATCGATTCTCTCGCCCATTCGGGTATTCGCTTCACAAGCGGCTACTGTTCCGCGTCGACATGCACTCCCACACGCTACTCGTTGCTCACCGGCACTTTTGCGTTTCGTCAGAAGGGAACTGGGGTGGCGCCACCCGATAGTCCGGCTCTTGTCCAGCCTGGAGCACTGACCCTTCCGTCGATATTCCAGAAGGGGGGATACAAGACCGCGGTAATTGGTAAATGGCACTTGGGGCTTGGGCCGAACGCGGGAGCTGAGCCGGGACCTCAATGGAATGGTGAGATCAACCCAAGTCCCAATCATATTGGATTTGATCATTCGTTCATCCTTCCAACGACGAACGACCGTGTTCCGCAGGTCTACGTTCGAAATTCGCATGTGGTGAACTTGGACCCCAAGGATCCGTTATGGATCGGTTCGAAGAAGCCCTCGGAGGATCATCCCACGGGAGTCACGCATCGGTCCACGCTTCGGATGGATTGGTCTCACGGTCACAATCAAACCATCCACAACGGAATCGGGCGCATTGGTTTTTACACAGGAGGCATCAGGGCTCGCTTTCGCGATGAGGATCTCGCAGACGCTTGGGCGAAAGAGAATCAGGAGTGGATCGCTTCGGTGGGGGAGCAACCCTTTTTTCTCTTTTTTGCCTCACATGACATCCATGTGCCGCGAATGGTGCACGAACGATTCCAAGGCAAATCCGGGCTGGGCCCGCGCGGTGACGCTATCCTCGAATTGGACTGGAACGTTGGCCAACTTCTTTCCACCCTTGAAAAGTTGGATAAGCGAGACAACACCATCGTCATATTCTGCAGCGACAACGGTCCGGTGCTAGACGACGGATACAAGGATGATGCAATCGAGAAGTTGGGGGATCACAAGCCCGCTGGCCCATTCCTCGGGGGCAAGTACAACGTCTGCGAAGGCGGAACGAGAACACCGTTCCTTGTGTCCTGGCCATCGCAAGTCCCCAAGCGGGTTGTTTCCGATGCCTTGGTGACGACGACCGATTTTGCCGCGAGCTTTGCCGCAATGCTGGATATACCTTTACCAAACGATGCGTGTCTCGACAGCCAAAACGTTCTCGACGCGTTGCTTGGAAAAGAGGGAGCCAAAGGGCGAGACTGGGTTCTCCAGCAAGACAATGGATCCAGCGGAAACTTTGGATTGCGTTCCGGAAAATGGAAGCTGATGCGGCATGCTTCCGGAAAAGCGACCAATGTTCACCTTCGACTCGTTCCCAGCAACATGAAGCGACTGCAACTTTTCGATCTGGAGTCGGATCCAGGAGAGTCGAAGGATCTGAGCGAGCAACATCCGGATCGAACACAACAGCTCGATCAGAAATTGACGGAGATTATCCAAGCAGGAAGGTCAAGACTTTAG
- a CDS encoding ABC transporter ATP-binding protein, producing the protein MSENELLRLNHATLLYGNVIGVNDIDVALPTGAYALIGPNGAGKSTLIGLLTGALKPTLGDVRVLGSDPFRSPSVLGRIGLCPATDILLHNVSARKWLELQLALSGWRRRDASQRVQELLEQVDLVGAADRPLHTYSLGMRQRCKFAQAIAHRPELLILDEPFNGLDPVARHQLTQLLIEWKESGRSLIIANHVLHEAEKITDSFLLIYGGRLLASGTAGELHRLLSSLPQEFEIECNDPRLLASLLARETWTRSLDLEDAQGRLRIAIEKPLEFYAALCGWSTSHNLQIDRLLGADGDISQLFRLLVSKHRGEVFHSSPIKRLS; encoded by the coding sequence ATGTCTGAGAACGAATTGCTACGCTTAAACCATGCAACGTTGCTTTACGGAAACGTGATAGGTGTTAACGATATCGATGTGGCGCTCCCAACTGGAGCCTACGCATTGATCGGTCCGAACGGAGCGGGTAAGTCTACATTGATCGGTCTTCTAACCGGGGCGTTGAAGCCTACATTGGGGGATGTCCGAGTCCTTGGATCCGATCCCTTTCGATCCCCTTCGGTACTGGGGCGAATAGGCCTTTGTCCAGCAACCGATATTTTGTTGCATAACGTTTCCGCTAGAAAGTGGTTGGAGTTGCAACTGGCGTTGAGTGGTTGGAGGAGACGTGATGCGTCGCAGCGGGTGCAAGAGCTACTCGAGCAAGTCGATTTGGTGGGCGCAGCGGATCGTCCGCTCCATACCTACTCGCTCGGCATGCGACAACGCTGCAAGTTTGCTCAAGCGATTGCTCACCGCCCCGAATTGTTGATTCTCGACGAACCGTTCAATGGTTTGGATCCGGTCGCACGCCATCAACTGACACAACTTTTGATCGAGTGGAAGGAGTCCGGCCGAAGCTTGATCATCGCAAATCATGTGCTGCATGAAGCAGAGAAGATCACGGATTCCTTTTTGTTGATTTACGGAGGGCGGCTGCTTGCGTCAGGTACAGCAGGTGAGTTGCACCGTCTACTTTCCAGCCTCCCGCAAGAGTTCGAGATCGAGTGCAATGATCCGCGGCTCCTCGCTTCCCTTTTAGCGAGGGAAACCTGGACTCGCTCGTTGGACCTCGAGGACGCGCAAGGCCGATTGCGTATTGCGATCGAAAAGCCGCTTGAATTCTATGCCGCTCTTTGCGGCTGGAGCACGAGCCACAACCTGCAAATCGACAGACTTCTCGGAGCCGACGGTGACATCAGCCAACTATTCCGGCTTCTCGTTTCCAAACATCGAGGCGAGGTGTTTCACTCCTCCCCGATCAAACGCCTTTCGTGA
- a CDS encoding ABC transporter permease yields the protein MPLLDVGYRNWTGERTYASFRWLVVASTGIRLIWRGAWLKRLMVVLLIPSAVALFFFGVFEQSAEEPQYRNIIRSVFAAPEARATAARAGVNIAEVLSEPAESRHFVWSYMLFFLFRYPQSFSMILVIGLIAPRLISFDLRSRGYLLYLSRPLTPAEYVLGKACVIFFLLAMIATAPALLIYLAGLFLSPNPWVLFSTWDIPLRVLLATAVLAIPTTAIALAFSSLTQESRYAGFAWFALWVVGSVTYQSLATADQFSRQQPMRWGEYSHWMLFSPYETLGYLQQEVFGLTATVGTQWAPWGVILFVSVLGYAVAYWRVARMLRV from the coding sequence ATGCCTCTTTTGGATGTGGGATATCGAAACTGGACCGGAGAGCGTACCTATGCCTCCTTTCGATGGCTCGTGGTGGCGTCCACTGGGATTCGACTGATCTGGCGCGGTGCTTGGCTCAAACGCTTGATGGTCGTCTTGCTCATTCCGTCTGCCGTTGCGCTTTTCTTTTTCGGTGTGTTTGAACAGTCTGCGGAAGAGCCTCAATATCGCAACATCATTCGCAGCGTATTCGCAGCACCCGAAGCGAGAGCTACTGCGGCGCGTGCGGGGGTAAATATCGCTGAGGTGTTGTCTGAGCCCGCAGAATCCAGGCACTTTGTCTGGTCCTACATGCTTTTTTTTCTGTTCCGCTATCCGCAATCCTTTAGCATGATTTTGGTGATCGGATTGATTGCTCCCCGTTTGATCAGCTTCGATTTGCGGAGTCGCGGGTATTTGCTTTATTTGTCTCGCCCACTTACGCCCGCAGAGTACGTGCTAGGTAAGGCCTGCGTGATTTTCTTTCTTCTCGCGATGATCGCTACAGCTCCCGCTTTGTTGATCTATCTCGCTGGATTGTTTCTTTCGCCGAATCCTTGGGTTCTTTTCTCCACCTGGGATATTCCGCTTCGCGTATTGTTGGCAACAGCTGTTCTCGCGATTCCGACCACAGCCATTGCGTTGGCCTTTTCCTCACTCACCCAGGAAAGTCGCTACGCGGGGTTCGCGTGGTTTGCCCTGTGGGTAGTTGGGAGCGTGACGTATCAGTCTCTCGCTACCGCAGACCAATTTTCGCGGCAGCAGCCTATGCGCTGGGGAGAGTATAGCCATTGGATGCTGTTCTCCCCTTATGAAACGCTTGGCTACCTTCAGCAGGAAGTCTTTGGATTGACCGCGACGGTTGGGACGCAGTGGGCTCCTTGGGGGGTGATTCTGTTCGTCTCCGTTCTTGGGTATGCCGTGGCCTACTGGCGTGTTGCGAGGATGCTTCGGGTATGA
- a CDS encoding ABC transporter ATP-binding protein, with product MDKISGAPSKYNRPAGRILSPNLSRTDCLILNPPSPIIEIHDVVKRYGKREVLKKLSLAIPPGVTGLLGPNGSGKSTLIKSILGLLRIDSGHGRVLSYAWPQQSKAIRDQIGYLPEDDCYLHGLQGIESIQMMARLSGLPRTEALRRAHEVADFCDIDQERYRNVETYSTGMRQKLKFAQALVHDPPLIILDEPTTGLDPAQRESFLDRIRMLAVDKGKSLIVSTHILHDVQRVCDHVVILVGGEVRMMDSLERLQKPIEPGLHLRVEGNADRFGHALAKRGISFDRQSQRELRVLGVDAQNVQVLWRASEEAEAPIQYLDAARNSLEDIFLSAIRDQ from the coding sequence ATGGACAAGATATCGGGGGCACCTTCGAAGTACAATCGTCCCGCCGGCCGGATTCTTTCGCCGAACTTGTCTCGAACCGATTGCCTTATCTTGAACCCGCCATCCCCTATCATCGAGATCCACGACGTCGTAAAGCGCTATGGCAAGCGGGAGGTTCTCAAGAAATTGAGCTTGGCCATACCTCCCGGAGTGACCGGATTGCTGGGCCCTAATGGATCTGGAAAGAGCACCTTGATCAAGTCGATCCTCGGTTTGCTTCGCATTGATTCCGGACACGGACGCGTCCTCTCGTACGCGTGGCCTCAGCAAAGCAAGGCGATCCGCGACCAAATTGGTTATCTACCCGAAGACGACTGTTACCTGCACGGCTTGCAAGGAATCGAATCGATTCAAATGATGGCCAGACTGTCTGGACTCCCCCGCACCGAAGCCTTGCGACGGGCCCATGAAGTGGCTGATTTCTGCGACATTGATCAAGAGCGATATCGGAACGTGGAAACATATTCCACGGGGATGCGTCAAAAGTTGAAATTCGCTCAAGCACTCGTGCATGATCCTCCTTTGATCATTCTCGATGAGCCGACGACTGGTCTCGATCCTGCCCAGCGCGAGAGCTTCCTCGACCGCATCCGGATGCTGGCCGTCGATAAAGGAAAGTCCCTCATCGTATCAACGCATATTCTGCATGACGTTCAACGTGTTTGCGATCACGTCGTTATTTTGGTCGGAGGGGAAGTTCGAATGATGGATTCGCTCGAGCGATTGCAAAAGCCGATCGAACCTGGTTTGCATCTGCGTGTTGAAGGAAACGCGGATCGCTTTGGGCATGCGCTCGCCAAACGCGGCATTTCCTTCGATCGCCAAAGCCAACGCGAGCTTCGAGTCTTAGGTGTTGACGCTCAGAATGTTCAAGTACTTTGGCGGGCGAGCGAAGAGGCCGAAGCGCCAATCCAATACTTGGATGCGGCTCGCAACTCGTTAGAAGATATTTTTCTCAGTGCGATTCGAGATCAATAA
- a CDS encoding GNAT family N-acetyltransferase, with the protein MSTHANSNLGFRPMRSADMLRALQIISEYDEDDAYDARETYEESIEGQFVLTEQEKVIGVVGAKLIENTDRAYGMSWTYLQKSDRRTGKGTLMLEWMLEWLKEHEARKVFVQASDYHDPTIGDIYFDAREAYKRVGFMQELRQPDFYAPGEAMIVYGLHLETKQFAAPEEQEADILITDVDEIPETNDAFWVAWEVADPGQGSKPIDLEKVVREVRSWGGRAIYMAFPSDLSCVAPLMSAARFRMAGRLLDYYEDDVDEVHYRLDVLS; encoded by the coding sequence ATGTCGACGCATGCGAATAGCAACTTGGGGTTTCGACCAATGCGATCCGCGGACATGCTTCGAGCATTGCAGATCATCAGCGAATATGACGAAGACGACGCATACGATGCCAGAGAAACGTATGAAGAATCGATCGAAGGTCAGTTCGTTTTGACCGAACAAGAAAAGGTCATCGGCGTTGTCGGAGCCAAGCTGATCGAGAACACCGATCGCGCATACGGGATGTCCTGGACCTATTTGCAGAAATCAGATAGACGTACTGGAAAAGGAACTCTCATGCTCGAATGGATGCTCGAGTGGCTCAAGGAGCACGAGGCTCGAAAAGTCTTTGTGCAGGCCAGCGACTACCACGACCCTACCATCGGCGACATCTATTTTGATGCAAGAGAAGCCTACAAACGGGTAGGGTTCATGCAAGAGCTTCGACAGCCCGACTTCTATGCACCGGGTGAAGCAATGATCGTTTACGGCTTGCACTTAGAGACGAAACAGTTCGCTGCACCGGAAGAACAAGAAGCAGACATCCTGATTACGGACGTGGACGAGATCCCTGAGACGAACGACGCGTTCTGGGTCGCTTGGGAAGTAGCCGATCCTGGTCAAGGCAGCAAACCAATCGATCTCGAGAAAGTCGTCCGCGAGGTTCGTTCCTGGGGAGGGCGGGCTATCTACATGGCATTCCCTTCTGACTTGAGTTGTGTCGCTCCACTGATGTCAGCGGCTCGATTCCGCATGGCAGGCAGGTTACTCGATTATTACGAGGACGACGTAGATGAAGTCCACTACCGTCTCGATGTGCTCAGCTGA